In Oryza sativa Japonica Group chromosome 1, ASM3414082v1, the genomic stretch TTATCTGCTTCAAGCAATtcattttctagtttttttatgATCATTTATAGACATCTTCAACAAACCGATCTTTAGGCATTTAGCACTACTTTCATTAAGACTTGAACGGATATATGCCTTAACTTAATGGTTTTGTGAAAGTTTGTCTTGAGGCCATTTCTTGATGGCATAACCATATTATGAGAAGCAACTTATGGAAGGACACAATATGATGGGGCAGCTCTGCCTATTTTGTTTTAAACTTTTCTGGTTAAATCTAGGAATTTGTGGAAGCAAGGCGGACTAGCGCTCTTAACAACGCCCCTTCCTGCTTGTGGTCTCCAGTACCACCTCTTGAGTTAAAAGGAGTACCTTCTGATGCACTAAATGCAAATGCCGGTTTTGTTACTTTTGGTAATATGCATTTAAGCGTTttcttctgtttttcttttctattgaAGACCCCTTTTTTGTCTCACTAACTCATCTTTATGCAGTTGTTTTCCCGCGGCATGTTGAGGGTAAAAAATTGGACAAAACAGTTTGGAGTTTGTTGACTTTTCATGCTTATGTAAGCTACCATGTGAAGGTAAGGTCCTTTTTTCTTATGTTGGCTGATCCATACTTCTCAATTAATCAAGTCCGTGCATCTGTCATCCATAATTGTGAATCAACCAATTGCATCCAATGCGCAGATTTTCCATCAATGGGTTAAATTTGGCTTAGTGAAGATGAAAATCCATTGTTTAATACTGAGCTCTACTGTTATGGACTATTTCCAAGAAGATAATATTCTTTTGGTTGCAAATGGCCCCAAGGAACACACTATTTGGATCTTTTGACCAGATTCCTGCCAAAATACCATCAAATTTTCCTAAGTCTATTCTGggtgaattttttttccaaagatGAAAAATATCTGATTTGCCCAAGACAGCTGATATTGCTATTGCAGAAAGCCACCTTGGAACAAATTGGAACATTTTTCTTAAGCCACCTTCAGCATGGGATTTTAAGATTTTCATGATTCAGTAGTTGACACGGTACTTTATTGGGACATATTTTAACCTTGCCACAGTTCTCTTGTGCTCGCTTGTGAAACATTTCTCTTTGgcttatatacatgatttttaCTCTTCCATGACTTGTGGTTTTTAACTTCACAAGTTCTCAGTCCCTTCTGTTTCCTGTATGGCAGTGTTCTGAAGGATTCATGCACACCAGGATGAGACGTAGAGTTGAGACGCTGATCCAGGTAATACAAACATATCCGTACTAAATTGATTTCCTTCAATATATCCTATGGATTATTTGTTACCTTTATTCAGCACCTTTCGCTCTCAGCTTTGAGTGGTTGTGTAGCGGCAGATGCGGGTTTAGTATCATGAAACAAATAGACTACAAATCATTGCTGTTAATTTCAGTTTACTGGTTTTTCCTTGCTAAAAGGCTGAAAGCTGGTGATGCACCGAGACCACCTGAAATAAACTGATAGGCCATATCACTCCATGCCTTAAACTGAGTATATTTAGTGTGCTAGGAAATTGGTCATGACGGTTTTCGGGCTTTCAAAGAAACTAAATTACGATTGCTCGCATCTAATCGATAACTATTTGAGAGCTACTGCTATGATTCATGGAGGTATCATGGTATCATGTTGTGAAATAACATAGTGACTTGTCCCATGAAGAACAGCACTGCATAACTATTGTTTTGCTGATCGACCTTACGTGCAGGCTTTGGATCGTGCAAAATCTGATGCAGAGAAGTTGAAGAAGTTGGTGAATGGTGGATCTTTCAAAAGGCTGGTTTGTGCAAATACCTTGAATTCGTGCTTAAACCCATCTTTTCTTTCACTGATTAAGACTCTCCTCGCAGAGCTTGAATAATGACGGCAACTAGCGTCAGCGAAGATGCTGTCGGTGTGTCAGTAGAAGACCTTTTATATCCTGGGACCATAGAGCCGCAGCTGGTGAAACAGAATCAGCATCCGGCTGTTCATcgcttgtttctttttttccggGAGGATATTCTACCTTGCTGAATTGAGGGTGAGGAATAGATTAAACTGAATTGACCTTAGTGACTTGCGACACCATAACGGCGTATCACCTGAGGACGCTCATTTCTTGTTGGCCCTCCTACATCGATCCATCTTTCTACACTTCCTTCTATGTTTGTTGATTGATCCATCGGCCCAAGTCAGTCTAGGCTATTATGAGTTCGATTTTGTAAAATATTGTTTTCTATAGCCTGTCAGATGATTGTTATTTTCATTGTAGCTGTGCTGAAATGGAAACTCAAGAGCAGTTTTATTACATCATTATTGTTACAGGCTCACACACATGGTGCTCTTACAAACAGAAGAACACTCTAGGCGCACGTACAACAACAAAGTAGCAGCACCATTCTTTCTACCGCACGGTCTTCACGTGAACGATATCACGCGCCGGTCCCGGTGGccccggcgtcggcgccggcgccgtggccGACCTGCTTGGCGTCGAAGGCGCGGTCGTCCACCTTGCGCGCGGCGGGCTCGTCGACCTTGTCCTGCACCTTGTCGATCTGGATGGCGCCCTGGTCCTCCCGCGAACGCAGGTCCGTGCGCGTGCGGTTCTCCCCGCCGCCCACCGACTCGtacgtcgtcggcgtcgtctcGCCCATCGGCTGCGCGCCCTGCGCCCCCGACATTGCTGCAAAAGGCTTGGCTCGGCTGCTGCTTCCTTCCTTTACGCTGAACTCTCGTAGTCTCGTGTGGCTGCTGAGGGTGACGCCTCGCCGGGAGAAGCGTATATATAGCCGGGCTGCGATGTCGCGCGGGAGGTGTGCTGCGTGCACGTGAggaggcggcacggcggcgcgtggcATGGGTCAGGAGGAACGTGGCGGGACACATCGGCGTCGGCCGCTGGACTCGTGTCGCGGCAGCGCAGCTCAGGCGACCGTGACGTACGATTTGGCCGGCGCCCAGTAGTCATGCAGCAGGATAAACATCACAACCCAAGGTCTGCACATCTGGGATAATGGCCGGCGTGCAGGATAAACCACCTGGCCTGGTTGTTATCCGGCGGGTGAGGGGTGAGAGCGCGTGCTGCCATTTGGGGCATACGACAATGAATAAAGCCACAATGGCACAATCCCAGCACGACAGCAAGTCGATAGGTATAGGCTGACGCGTTACAGTTTGGAAAAATCCTGTGAGTTCAGAAGATATCGTCCCCCTGCACGGCTGGCATGAGGGCTCTGCAAGGCTGAAAGATCATACGCTGCTGCTAGAAGCATTTACAGAAGCTTCACAGTTAAAACCTTACTTCAACCTCTTTACGACAACACAATTAAACTTCGAATTGTGCACCATGCTTCCTTCAGCCCAGATTCCAAGGTACGAATTATCAATCAAGAAATTATCAAACCATCCAAATGAGGAACATAGATAATTTTCCAGTCGGACGCTAACTGATAGGGATAAAACAACTATCAGCAATGACAGATTGTTCTATATATCCTTTATTTGGGAGGTCCCGTCTACGTGATATCAGCATCTATGGACTGCTTGGATCGACAACAATTTGTACCGATGCTGTAAATGTTCATTCAGTCCAGAATGAGAACTCGAATGGTAATGGTGATACAGCCAAAATGACTTTAAAAGAAGGGAAATGAAGCACTGAAGTTGGCAAGAGTATCTTGTAAAAAGCTCAGTTGGCTGCCAGTCTTGACCGGAGCTCCGCAGCAACCGCATCAATGAACTCTTCAGTGTTCAGGTAATGGCTTCTTGTGACGCTACAAgtcaaaaaggaaaataaattaaacagaATGAGTTCTTTTATCATAGCTACAAAACTTTGCAGAAAAACACAACTGAAGTGCATGAGGCAAAAACTGAAACAGCATAACATACTTTGAAGACCCGTGAATAAGAAGAGCAAGGTCTTTGGTCATCTTCCCAGATTCCACGGTTCCAACGCAAGCAGCTTCAAGTTTTAGTGCAAAGTCAAGAAGTCTAGCATTGTCGTCAAGCTTTGCCCTGCAGTGCACAAACAGTGCATTTGCCATGAGTTAATCATCCAACTCAGAGAGCCAGACCCAAGCATAGAACGACATGAGCTACTTCGCTATTTTCGGTATTTGGCGAAACAATAAGATGATGCTAATTCACCATATAGCTGACCAAAGATAATACTTCTAACAAATAATTCCAAGTGCTAGAGACATAAAGTAGGTAGGACTTGTACCTGTGTGCAAGTCCTCTGGTCCAAGCAAAGATTGAAGCAATGCTGTTTGTGCTGGTTTCACCTCCCTTCTGGTGAACACGGAAATGACGGGTAACCGTGCCATGGGCAGCTTCAGCTTCAATTGTTTTTCCATCAGGGCACACCTACATATTAAACAAAGTAGTGTCATATATATTAGGCAGGGTTCAACCAAAATTAAGGCTTTCCACTGTACAGAAGACAACACCCTAaaacaatatatttaatatttagtcATGAACAATAAAGTAGAAGTAATATACATAGTTACATACCAATACTGATGTCATCAAACCCAATGAACCAAAGCCTGCACATTTATAGATCCAGTGAATTATTTAACAGTCAGCATCGTTTATCATGCAACTAGGAAAAAGGATAACATTTTTTGCCCATGAAATTCATGGTTCAGAAGTTAGCATATTCGTACCTTGAGCTAAGAAATCACTCTGCACATCTCCATCGTAATTCTTGCAAGCCCACACATAGCCCCCTTCACTCTTAAGTGCATAAGCAACCATGTCATCGATGAGACGATGCTCATACCTACCAGAAGTCAAGATCATGACACATGTGAGAAAAGCTTCTCAGAGAATTTTAAACAACAAAACAAGTTACCTACCATATTCCGGCAGCCTCAAACTTGGATTTCCACCCAGCTTCATAGACCTCCTGGAAAATATCCTTGAACCTGCATCATCAAAAAAATATTACACCAGTTATATATGTCACCTGAAAAGATTAGTCAGATACACAATCATAGCCTGGATACATAAACCAAGATTTGAATAAATAGTAGGTGCAAATGTGCAAAAATGTACTACCTTCCATCATATTTCTTCAGGATTGTGTTTTTGGTGCTAAGATAAAGCGGCCATTTCTTCTCATAAGCAGTTGTCATAGAAGCTTCAGCAAAAGCTCGGATTGACTATAAAACAGTTACAGGAATGGTCAGAAAAATACATTACTTTTCAACTAAAGAAAACTAAATATGGAGTTTACAGCACCTCATCAGTGTTGTACATAGACAAAGCAACTCCTCCAGCACCAGTGAAGTTGAACACCTCCAGATCAATCTGCTCATCCTTTCCCTCTGTAAGAACAGACAGATATAACGAGATCAAATTTTACTCATATCAGTTCAGTGAAGAACAAATAATAAAGTGTAGCCAAGCAACCATACCAAAAACCAGCTTGAGCTTGCCAGGCCccttcagaactgcatcagttGCTCGGTACTGATCACCAAAAGCATGCCTTCCAATGCAAATGGGCTTAGTCCATCCTGGTTTCATCAATGGTTCAATGTTACAGATGAACTTAGTTCATTCAATAAAGAATAGATTCATATCCTCTTAAATACCTGGAACAAGCCTTGGGACATTTTTGCATATAATTGGCTCTCTGAATACAGTGCCTGAAAGGTAAAACGAAAGCGAAATGTCAAAGGTAACAAGAAAGGGAAATGTCAACAGCCAATTTCTGTGTGTTATATCAAACTAATGGTACCAGCATACCATTGATAATATTCCTAATTGTGCCATTGGGGCTCTTCCACATTTGCTTTAGGTTGAACTCCTTAACCCGAGCCTCATCTGGAATAGTGTTGAAATAGAAAGAGATAAGAGTCAAATGAAGAATATATCTTTTTAGCTGCATAAGATAAAAGGCCACTTAATATATCTTTTACCTGGAGTAATCGTCGCACACTTAATAGCCACATTGTACCTGCACGGCATTTGATTAGAAAGATAAGAGATATACAAAAATAGTGAAACATACAAACGGTATAGTTGTACGATAAAAGTGTGTACTATTATAGCTACACATCCAGAAAGGTCCTACGAGTATCTACCACAATACACAAATTGTCGTTTACTAATAATTAAAGATGGACACACCAAACTAAATTCCACACAAATCAATGAAAACAGTGTGATCACAAATTGTCTTCTTAGCACGGACtttaaaatatcttaaattCCTTACTTGAGAGTAGCCTCTGCAGCCTCCACGGTGACCTTGTCATCAGTTGCATCACGGTGGAGAACTCCCAAGTCATAGTACTTAATGTCCAGATCCAAAAATGGAAAGATAAGCTGAAATAAACAAGATTGTCAGCTTAATATATACAagagaaaaacaggaaaaacacacaaaaaaattaGCAAGTACATCAGATTAATCACAACACAGATAAGGAGATATATTCATTACCTTGTCCTTGATAGACTGCCAGAATATCCTGGTCATCTCATCACCTGGAGTAGGTGAATTACAAATCAGTTAGTTCCATAAGATGAAACAGAGGCTCACTGATATATTATGTGCAAATAATCTCTGACTCATTACAAACACAGTGCCGTATACCCTTAATTCCTGATATACTTATAAGTATGTGCAGTGTTTGCAACAATTTTTCATTAGAGATCTTCCCTTCgttatatttaaaaaacaaaGGAACAGTTCGGACGAGTCCTGATGATGTTTGGACATCAAACATGATCAATTGCATATGGAAATAGCCTCACAAAAGTACATAACCAATATCTAAACGACAACCAGAATTCTGGACTCCAAACCCactattcaaaattttcacatcATGCATCCAATTCACAATACTTTCGTCAGCTGCACATAGATCATCCATCGGGGCATcgcatatatgcatatatctCTACATGCTTAAATCCGGCCTCTAACACGGCAGCAAATCGTCTCCCGCGTGTCCACAAACTAATACAGCGGCAGCTCGGCTCCACAGAGTGATTACGCGCTAAAATCCTACGCGCACGAACTCGACGCACCATCGCCTAGCCTAAACAAAAGCAACCTCGACGGGAAAACAACAGCGATTTGCCGGATCACGCGGATCTCTCCGCGACACCCACGAACCAAAAAATATCAAAACCCAGCGCATGCGAACGGCGCCTCGTCCGCGGGACAGATCTGCTGGTGCGGAGAGGGAAGCGGGGGATCTAACCGTCCATCTCGACGATGGGGTTGGCGACCTTGATCTTCTCGaacgccatggcggcggcggcagcggccgggtGCGGCGCTGCTTGCCTCGGAGATCGGGAGCCGGTGGGaagcagccggcggcggaggaggatgtGGGAAAGGAAGATTGGCACGGGCAGAGAGAAAGATGCGAGCAGTTGGGCGAGCGCATTTAAAGAACAGACGGGTGGGAGgtatgggtcccacctgtcattgaGACACTACATTTGTTAGTAATATTTTTCGCCTGCATAATTGTTGGTTATGGGATCAGAGCGTGGGGCCCACTTGAATGTGAATCTGGGTGCGTGCGGTTGGTGGGCAATGTAGGGCGATGGACTCCGGCGGCCAAAGCGTTTGGCACGGCGAGTATTATTCGAGGAGTGGTGATTTTTGCAGCGATTAGTTTTGGTAGATGTCTCTTGTTTGACCAATCATTTGGATTAGGTGGTACTAGTAGAAACTCCATTTGGTGTATTGGAGTGTCCATGACGTAAGAGTTACTACTACTATCTGGAGAAATAGTAGTCTCTCTCTCGTGACACCTCGAaattaatctctctctctctaatcctCAGTATTTTTCTTCCCAAATCCAAAAACGGTGTGACCCTGTGAGAGTGTGAGATTGCAATCAAATCCAACAAAATTGATAGCACCCGACACGCAGCGCGTGACCAATCCGCCGCGCACATGCATGGCCGCGCCGTAGTTTAGGCGTTTAACCCTAGCATTAGCACGTCACGGGTATGAGATTCTCAAATGACATGAACACAACGACTCCACGAGCATTTTGGGCCGGGGAGGTAGGTTATTGTCTGCAcctagggcctgttcacttggtataggtgtcaaaattttgacaacttgtCTAAATTTTAAcaggattttttatatagtaattaaaatttggcagcaaattaaatatagccacttttttttatctttaccaaaatttggtaaggttaaaaatagcatcaaagtgaacaggcccctaATTATCGTCACACAGCTCACAAAATGTGTTTGTGTGTAGTACTATCAACGAGGATCCTCTGCATTGCTGTTACAACAAACTGCAAAAGAATATGTATAGACTCTACTAAACCTCTCagcaatttaattttattagcTGAAAGCCTCTGATCAGAAATAAAATCGTAAAAACGACCTTTTTGGGCCCCTAATCCTACGTGAAATCCGTTCGTAAAATCAGTTTAGGTGGGACTGAGAACTGAGAAGTAGGCCCACAAGGTAGTGGCCCCATGTGTCAGTATTCATGTGCAAACAACATCAAGTCAATTAACATCTCTATCAAGTGGGATGCAGTCATGCAGCGCAAAGCAAATTTCCCACCTACTCCTACTATTTCCTTCCCAGTTGCCACGTTACCAACTCCATACTCCATACTCCATAGCCCATTCCTACGTGTAAAACAAAAACACTGCTCTCCTCTCAAACTCAAAGGGGAAAACGATAGAATGAaacctctcaaaaaaaaaagatagaatgAAAGAAACATTTGTCACATATCTTAACTTATTTCTCTTTTAAACTACTTAGTATAAAACATACTATAAGGACTTATTCGGTTAGAGAGATTTGAAGGGAATTATTCTACTTTTATTGTGTTGTGAaattatttcttctcaattcttTTCGACTCCTTCTTTTTGGAAATTAATCGAACAAACTCTAAATGTGTGTTTCAGAAGCTCTTTTCAGCAACATCATGCCGTTTAGTTAAGCGTAGCTTTCTTATAGTCGAATGTCATTCTCTGATTCTTTCAGGTTTTAATTTGTGCTAAAAGGGTTTTACTATAGAATCGTGTATTCGTCGTGGACAAAATATCTACAAACGGCTAAAGCAATGTCAAAATCATGAAAAGATCACCTGCCCTTTTCATGACAAGCAGCTAGTGTTGGCCACTGCCCAATGGCAGCCCGAAGAGCCAACATGGCAATGACATTTGGAAATTGGATTTTTGAACGATCAACACTCAGCAAGGCACCATTCcctcagaaaagaaaaggacaacAATAGAATTTATAGCCTTATAACAGAAGATGGACTAACAGAATCTAGCAACACATATCAGATATTATCTAAAGGAAAGAAACTCATGGTCCCCCACATCGCTCCTAAGCAGGCAACTCGGGCGGCAACCACGACCCTCCCTTCACTACTCACTATCGCCGGAACTGGTTGCCGGAATCCATGCAGCGACGAGGATGGTGGCGCCAAGGCCTCCTCTTTTCCCCGAGCTCTTGAAGTTTCATACGGCAGAAGGTCTAGCAATGGTCGTTGTCCGAGGCAAGCTGGAGTCGACGATGACAGCGGCGTGATGAGTTGTAGGCGACTGCAAAGGCAGAGGCAAGAGGTGTAGGGAACAGCTGGGTCTAGTCTCCCATAGTTAGATCCGGCCTCCCTCAGATGGTGCTGACGACAGCAGTGGTAGAGATGGCAATGGCAAAGCTAGTAGATGGCCAGTGAGGTGATGGTGCAAGTGGTAGATCTAGTAGAAATTTATTGTCAATATACCAACCGGTGCCACtgagagaaaaataaataaattaggtTTACAAATGGATTTCAATAATTGCTTTCTCTTTATGTGTTGGTTTTTATTTCAGTCTTTTTAATGTTGTCTGATTGTTTGATCTCTTTGAGATAATATTGTAATAAATGGTTGTAACTTCTTTGAAGCAGATGTCGGGAtttatttcattaaaaaaagcaTACACGGTTTTGTTGAAAtgtattcttaaaaaaatgtgtaTCATCGAAAGCCCAAAATCAGACAtatacaaataacatattttaaattcatatgctcgcatttacggctaattattctttcaggaGTAGGCAATGTACCCATCGACAGCGAGGTGCCCGttgtgacttcgtcaatctcaagatatgccggtCCAGTCTTCCGAAGATGCTCAGAGAGGTAGGGTGTGCGCGCACGTTCACCGGGAGAAGTGTGCAAGCATTATGGACGCATGCATttgtactttaaaaaaaaacagcaccCAACACCACACTATAATATGTATTTACTTGTTTTCTATAGCGATAGTAATCTTTTTACTTGATGATTCGAACCAACAAATTAGTTCAATTTCGTTGTTCCAATTAATATCTGTCCAGTTTCGCTGTTCTTCTAAT encodes the following:
- the LOC4324176 gene encoding cytosolic isocitrate dehydrogenase [NADP], whose protein sequence is MAFEKIKVANPIVEMDGDEMTRIFWQSIKDKLIFPFLDLDIKYYDLGVLHRDATDDKVTVEAAEATLKYNVAIKCATITPDEARVKEFNLKQMWKSPNGTIRNIINGTVFREPIICKNVPRLVPGWTKPICIGRHAFGDQYRATDAVLKGPGKLKLVFEGKDEQIDLEVFNFTGAGGVALSMYNTDESIRAFAEASMTTAYEKKWPLYLSTKNTILKKYDGRFKDIFQEVYEAGWKSKFEAAGIWYEHRLIDDMVAYALKSEGGYVWACKNYDGDVQSDFLAQGFGSLGLMTSVLVCPDGKTIEAEAAHGTVTRHFRVHQKGGETSTNSIASIFAWTRGLAHRAKLDDNARLLDFALKLEAACVGTVESGKMTKDLALLIHGSSNVTRSHYLNTEEFIDAVAAELRSRLAAN
- the LOC4324175 gene encoding uncharacterized protein; the encoded protein is MSGAQGAQPMGETTPTTYESVGGGENRTRTDLRSREDQGAIQIDKVQDKVDEPAARKVDDRAFDAKQVGHGAGADAGATGTGA